One genomic segment of Methanothermobacter wolfeii includes these proteins:
- a CDS encoding ATP-binding cassette domain-containing protein yields the protein MNIIETEAISKRYDDFLAVNRVDLQVPEDSIYGVLGPNGAGKTTLISMLCTILHPTSGRGWVNGYDIVRESKKVRESIGIVFQSRALDDILTGREHLEMHAALYGVPGDIRKQRIEEVLELIALGDKADEYVKTYSGGMKRRLEIGRGLIHHPRVLFLDEPTLGLDPQTRESIWKYIRKLNREEDVTVLLTTHYMEEADKLCDEVAIMSRGRIIKADAPRNLKRELGADKITVKVDRAGEFYELIGKQDYVREAFISGDEIKLLVEVGENLIPEIVNFAAARGFYIRSVELEHPTLEDVFIKYTGSGIGGEA from the coding sequence GTGAACATTATAGAGACAGAGGCCATAAGCAAAAGGTATGATGACTTCCTTGCAGTTAACAGGGTTGACCTCCAGGTCCCGGAGGACTCAATATACGGTGTCCTGGGACCCAACGGGGCAGGTAAGACTACGCTCATATCAATGCTCTGCACCATCCTCCACCCGACATCAGGGAGGGGATGGGTGAATGGATACGATATTGTGAGGGAGTCAAAGAAGGTGAGGGAGTCCATAGGGATAGTATTCCAGTCAAGGGCCCTTGACGATATCCTCACAGGGAGGGAGCACCTTGAAATGCACGCAGCCCTCTACGGAGTCCCGGGGGATATAAGGAAACAGAGGATAGAGGAGGTCCTTGAACTCATAGCCCTCGGTGACAAGGCGGATGAATACGTGAAGACCTACTCTGGAGGTATGAAGAGGCGGCTCGAGATAGGCAGGGGCCTCATACACCACCCAAGGGTACTCTTCCTTGATGAACCAACACTCGGACTCGACCCCCAGACCAGGGAGAGCATATGGAAGTATATAAGGAAGCTCAACAGGGAGGAGGACGTCACGGTGCTCCTCACAACACACTACATGGAGGAGGCCGATAAACTCTGCGACGAGGTGGCAATAATGAGCCGGGGCAGGATAATAAAGGCCGACGCACCCCGGAACCTTAAAAGGGAGCTCGGGGCCGATAAGATAACCGTGAAGGTTGACAGGGCAGGGGAGTTCTATGAACTCATAGGTAAACAGGACTACGTCAGGGAGGCCTTCATCTCAGGGGATGAGATAAAGCTGCTGGTGGAGGTGGGTGAGAACCTCATACCTGAGATAGTGAACTTCGCAGCGGCCCGGGGATTCTACATCAGGTCGGTTGAACTGGAGCACCCGACCCTTGAGGATGTCTTCATAAAGTACACGGGTTCAGGTATAGGCGGGGAGGCCTGA
- the cas6 gene encoding CRISPR-associated endoribonuclease Cas6 → MRLLLEFKTDEDFKYTAINNYTIQGFIYSFLKRSRSFHEYHDMDGFKYFCFSNIFPVSDFRKEEPKRILISSPDYRLIRTLEREIRRNRSAYLGKYPVKIESVSLFKPKLERSFITSTPVVLYQNASKNYFFSMKKTNDFQFFMDRLKENALKKYNSFYDDQYYFEGNIFDRLEYSREVAVRLKKADKLFIVIGTLWKNLEKFNMDNKKFYYFLLECGLGEKNSLGFGMLNTVGSIKNG, encoded by the coding sequence ATGAGGCTTCTCCTAGAATTTAAGACTGATGAAGACTTTAAATACACTGCAATTAACAATTACACCATTCAGGGCTTTATATACTCTTTTTTAAAGAGAAGCAGGTCATTCCATGAGTACCATGACATGGATGGCTTCAAGTACTTTTGTTTTTCAAACATCTTTCCAGTATCTGATTTTAGAAAAGAAGAACCTAAGAGGATACTGATATCATCTCCTGACTATAGGCTAATAAGGACCCTTGAAAGAGAAATCAGGAGAAACCGCTCCGCATATCTGGGCAAATACCCTGTTAAAATAGAATCTGTAAGCCTGTTTAAACCGAAACTCGAAAGAAGTTTCATAACCAGCACCCCGGTTGTCCTGTACCAGAATGCAAGTAAGAATTATTTTTTTTCAATGAAGAAAACTAATGACTTCCAGTTTTTCATGGATCGCTTGAAAGAAAATGCCCTGAAAAAGTATAACTCGTTCTATGATGATCAATACTACTTTGAAGGGAATATTTTTGACCGGCTTGAATATTCTCGTGAAGTGGCGGTTAGACTCAAGAAGGCGGATAAACTTTTTATAGTTATAGGCACACTATGGAAAAACCTTGAAAAGTTTAACATGGATAACAAAAAGTTTTATTATTTCTTACTGGAGTGCGGCCTTGGTGAAAAAAATTCACTCGGATTTGGAATGTTAAACACAGTGGGGAGTATTAAAAATGGTTGA
- a CDS encoding ABC transporter permease, giving the protein MPELEGIYTIWLREMKRFFRYRSRIVTSVVTPLLWLIIFGTGLGAAVRFGGVSGGYRAFIYPGIIGQTILFTSIFSGVSVIIDRQYGFLKEILVAPVSRQAIVIGKALGISTASMIQAAILLLLSFIVGVTMSPACFAVSMVIALIISMGLGGLGLVIAAFTDSMEGFNLIMSFIVLPIFLLSGALFPITGLPAWLQGAVYINPLTYAVDALRFTILRESVLPLGLNLAVITFFAVVSVSAAAFLFSRKEQNLM; this is encoded by the coding sequence ATGCCGGAACTTGAAGGTATATACACGATATGGCTCCGTGAGATGAAGAGGTTCTTCAGGTACAGGTCAAGGATAGTGACGTCGGTTGTGACACCTCTGCTGTGGCTCATAATATTCGGGACCGGCCTGGGGGCCGCTGTACGCTTCGGAGGAGTTTCAGGGGGGTACAGGGCCTTCATCTACCCGGGTATAATCGGTCAGACCATACTCTTCACCTCAATATTCTCGGGGGTCTCGGTGATAATAGACAGGCAGTACGGTTTCCTCAAGGAGATCCTCGTAGCCCCGGTATCAAGGCAGGCGATAGTTATAGGGAAGGCCCTGGGTATAAGCACGGCGTCCATGATACAGGCAGCCATACTCCTCCTCCTGTCATTCATAGTGGGTGTTACTATGTCCCCGGCCTGCTTTGCTGTGAGCATGGTCATAGCCCTCATAATATCCATGGGACTCGGCGGCCTGGGCCTTGTTATCGCGGCCTTCACGGATAGTATGGAGGGGTTCAACCTTATAATGAGCTTCATAGTCCTCCCGATATTCCTCCTGAGCGGGGCCCTGTTCCCCATCACGGGCCTCCCGGCATGGCTGCAGGGCGCGGTCTACATCAACCCCCTCACCTATGCTGTTGACGCCCTCAGGTTCACCATACTCAGGGAGTCGGTCCTCCCCCTCGGCCTTAACCTTGCCGTTATAACATTCTTTGCAGTGGTTTCTGTCTCGGCAGCAGCATTCCTCTTCAGCAGGAAGGAGCAGAACCTGATGTGA